The following proteins come from a genomic window of Nicotiana tomentosiformis chromosome 12, ASM39032v3, whole genome shotgun sequence:
- the LOC138902679 gene encoding uncharacterized protein: MDILYHSGKVNVVADALNRKYMGSLAHLETCQRPLAREVHQLASLGVRLANSNVGGVIVRNSVESSLVAEVKEKQYNDPVLVQLKEGIHKLKTTSFSLGMDDGTLRYQGRLCVPNVDGLRERIMAEAYTSRYFVHSGSTTMYHDLKEVYWWNDTKRGVADFVAKSHFLLVKFTDTAEQYAQLYIKEIVRLHGTPVSIISNRGAQFTANFWKKFQQGLGTQVNLSMAFHPHTDGQAERTIQMLEDMFRACVLDLKGS, encoded by the exons ATGGACATTTTGTATCATTCGGGGAAAgttaatgtggtggcggatgctcttaatcgaaaatatatgggtagtttggctcacttggagacatgtcaaaggcccttggcccgggaggttcaccagttggcaagtttgggagttcgtcttgcgaacTCTAATGtagggggagtgattgtgcgaAATAGTGTGGAATCATCGCTTGTGGCggaagtcaaggagaaacaatacaatgatccagtgttggtgcaactgaaggaagggattcataaactCAAGACTACgtctttttctcttggcatggatgatggtacattacggtaccaaggacgactatgtgttccaaacgtagatggtcttcgggaaaggaTCATGGCAGAAGCTTATACTTCTAGATATTTCGTGCACTCGGGTTCTACGACaatgtatcatgacctcaaggaagtttactggtggaatgacacaaagaggggtgtggcggactttgtggcaaaat ctcacttcttgCTGGTTAAATTCACCGAcactgcggaacaatatgctcaattgtatatcaaggagatagtTAGGCTTcacggcactccagtttccatcatttccaatcgaggggcccaattcacagcaaatttctggaagaaatttcagcaaggtttgggtacgcaggtaaatcttagcatggCTTTCCATCCACAcactgacgggcaagcagagcggactattcagatgcttgaggacatgttTCGTGCTTGTGTGCTTGACTTGAAgggtagctag
- the LOC138902680 gene encoding uncharacterized protein, with product MGGAQSSRGPNWFYAMSGRHSVEAFPDVVTSILTVQYHDVYALIDPGSSLSYVTPYVATRFGIEPKQFHEPFSVSTPVGESIMAARVYRDFVVTVHSQDNMADFIELGMIDFDVIMGMDWLYSFFVKLDCRTRNMRLEFPNELAV from the coding sequence atgggtggtgcacagagttcacgAGGACCCAACTggttctatgctatgagtggtcgacatAGTGTAGAAGCTTTCCCAGATGTcgtcacaagtatattgactgttcaatatcatgatgtgtatgcccttattgatcccggatcttctttgtcctatgttactccttatgttgctacgcgCTTCGGGATAGAACCAAAACAatttcatgagccgttctctgtatctactccggtgggtgagtctattatggccgcgcgggtttatagggattttgTTGTCACGGTGCATAGTCAGGACAACATGGCTGATTTCATTGAActggggatgattgattttgatgtaataatgggaatggactggctttattcatttTTTGTCAAACTCGATTGCCGAACCAGAAatatgaggcttgagtttcctaacgagctAGCTGTTtag